A window from Cryptomeria japonica chromosome 1, Sugi_1.0, whole genome shotgun sequence encodes these proteins:
- the LOC131042241 gene encoding cytochrome P450 716B1-like, which translates to MGWPVLGETLQYAALRRANRGCHFHGERRKRYGPEICKTHLLGSPVAILHGSAGIRFLHSNENKLVQSTWPSSIISLFGNSLFSKVGDDAKDLRATLLTFLKPEALQKFVGTVDSIVNEQLSRDWVGKQQIKAFPLTKRCLFSVACVFFVSLEEGALQDELYAHFLDLLTGMVKIPLNLPGTLYRKAIVGSEQIRRILQTLIEKRRRDLSSGSASSDQDLLSFLLCNKDERGNTMAEGDVKDNIMMLLIAGHETSVITVTMLLKFLALNRDCYREVLREQVGIARAKGEKQLQWCDLQKMKYTWRAAQETLRILPPSEDMWRKALVDISYGGFIVPKGWKLLWSTNSTHKNAEYFEDPERFDPSRFEGNAPAPYTFVPFGGGPRMCPGNEFARMVILVLIHNIVTKFEWDLVDVNEKVSVDPMPAPVDGLPIRIYCHSLTSLIAML; encoded by the exons ATGGGATGGCCGGTACTGGGAGAGACCCTGCAATATGCAGCCTTGCGGAGGGCCAACAGAGGTTGTCACTTTCACGGGGAGAGAAGAAAACGATACGGACCAGAGATCTGCAAGACCCATTTGCTCGGATCCCCTGTGGCTATCCTCCATGGTTCTGCAGGCATCCGATTTCTCCATTCCAACGAAAACAAACTCGTTCAAAGCACCTGGCCCTCCTCTATCATCTCTCTATTCGGAAACTCCCTCTTTAGTAAAGTTGGGGACGATGCCAAAGATCTGAGGGCAACGTTGCTCACATTTTTGAAGCCCGAGGCTCTGCAAAAATTCGTGGGAACAGTTGATTCCATAGTTAATGAGCAACTGAGTCGGGACTGGGTAGGAAAGCAACAAATCAAAGCCTTTCCTCTCACGAAGCGTTGCTTGTTTTCCGTGGCTTGTGTTTTCTTTGTCAGCCTTGAGGAAGGAGCACTGCAGGATGAGCTTTATGCCCATTTTCTTGACTTGCTCACCGGAATGGTGAAGATTCCTCTGAATTTGCCGGGGACTCTGTACCGGAAAGCCATTGTTGGCAGCGAGCAGATCCGCCGGATTCTTCAGACCTTGATTGAGAAGAGAAGGAGGGATCTGTCAAGCGGTTCGGCTTCCTCAGACCAGGATCTTTTGTCTTTCTTGCTTTGTAATAAAGATGAGCGTGGGAATACTATGGCGGAAGGTGATGTTAAGGATAATATTATGATGCTTTTGATAGCCGGGCATGAGACCAGCGTGATAACGGTGACGATGCTTTTGAAATTTCTGGCTCTCAATCGAGACTGCTACCGTGAGGTCCTTCGAG AGCAAGTGGGTATTGCCCGAGCGAAGGGAGAAAAGCAGCTGCAATGGTGTGACCTTCAGAAAATGAAGTATACATGGAGAGCTGCTCAGGAGACTCTTAGAATCCTTCCTCCATCGGAAGACATGTGGCGCAAGGCCCTCGTAGACATCTCCTATGGTGGTTTCATCGTCCCCAAAGGATGGAAG TTGCTATGGTCGACGAACTCAACTCATAAAAATGCAGAATATTTTGAGGATCCTGAAAGGTTTGATCCATCAAGGTTCGAGGGGAATGCCCCTGCTCCTTACACATTTGTGCCATTTGGAGGTGGGCCAAGAATGTGCCCAGGGAATGAATTTGCACGCATGGTAATACTTGTTCTTATTCACAACATTGTTACTAAGTTTGAGTGGGATTTAGTAGATGTGAACGAGAAGGTGAGTGTTGATCCAATGCCTGCCCCGGTGGATGGCTTGCCCATCCGAATCTATTGCCACTCTCTTACTAGTTTAATTGCTATGTTGTAA